One Tolypothrix bouteillei VB521301 DNA window includes the following coding sequences:
- a CDS encoding YciI family protein: MPKYVMWGSYCEDVLEKRAPYREAHLEGLAKQKESGVLITIGPTKDVTKVFGIYEAEDEATVRQLVEADPYWQNGIWTEYTVKEWIQAF, translated from the coding sequence ATGCCTAAATATGTGATGTGGGGAAGTTACTGCGAAGATGTTCTAGAAAAACGTGCGCCTTACCGCGAAGCACATTTAGAGGGACTCGCAAAGCAAAAAGAATCTGGTGTATTGATTACTATCGGACCTACCAAAGATGTCACCAAAGTTTTTGGTATTTACGAAGCTGAAGACGAAGCCACAGTGCGTCAGTTAGTTGAAGCCGATCCCTATTGGCAAAACGGTATTTGGACTGAGTATACAGTTAAAGAGTGGATTCAAGCTTTCTAA
- a CDS encoding ferric reductase-like transmembrane domain-containing protein: protein MLTMDMPLQANILGFLALTCYILTLLPTILRIVFPQTKETGIPQVLLKHRRSIGILAFVFTVFHGLPLIKQRNIDLFDLKTFWIYLQGISTFIIFALLTITSNDWSIKKLKKNWKILHQLTYFAMFLIIWHIWDKMSYHWTYLTPIELIAISGVTVLFLYKHYWIQYFCGKQKQQKKNAVPMLPASKSKVTNHR from the coding sequence ATGTTAACAATGGATATGCCTTTACAGGCTAATATTTTAGGTTTCTTGGCATTAACTTGCTATATTCTCACACTACTTCCCACAATTCTGAGAATCGTGTTTCCTCAGACAAAGGAGACTGGAATTCCTCAAGTGCTTCTTAAGCATCGGCGCTCGATTGGCATTTTAGCTTTCGTTTTTACTGTGTTTCATGGTTTGCCATTAATCAAACAAAGAAATATCGATCTGTTCGATTTAAAAACATTTTGGATTTATTTACAGGGGATATCCACTTTCATAATTTTTGCCTTATTAACAATTACCTCAAACGATTGGAGTATTAAGAAGCTTAAGAAAAATTGGAAGATATTACATCAACTTACCTATTTTGCCATGTTTCTAATTATTTGGCATATTTGGGACAAAATGTCATATCATTGGACGTATTTAACGCCTATTGAACTGATAGCAATATCGGGAGTCACAGTTTTATTTCTCTACAAGCATTACTGGATTCAATACTTCTGTGGAAAACAAAAACAACAGAAAAAAAACGCAGTTCCTATGTTACCAGCAAGTAAAAGTAAAGTGACCAACCATCGGTGA
- a CDS encoding WD40 repeat domain-containing protein: protein MLPKLIPKKVSVALAITAIIGVLGFSWSKSLSQSKLEMCVPASQDYKTLKGHSYWVYAIAMSPDGKTLASGSYDGTIKVWNQQAGKLLYSIQGHTSDGHGDAVKSLAIGSNGRILASGSWDNRIKLWNLENGKLIRTLTGHSDNIDSVAISSDMKTLASGSWDRTVKLWDLKTGKLIRTLKHKYPVQTVAIDTQRQLVASGTEDGKIFIWNLVNGQLKLPLAAHEKAISSLSFSPDEKILASSDYEGKIKLWNMDNGQLLNTLSGHNGAVWSVAFSPNGKSIASGGYDRTIKLWNVQNGQLLKTLSGHDKAVWSVAFNPESDRILASGSADETIKIWNLSENL, encoded by the coding sequence ATGCTACCAAAATTAATTCCTAAGAAAGTGTCAGTTGCACTTGCAATTACAGCTATCATAGGTGTTTTGGGATTTAGTTGGTCTAAATCGCTTTCTCAATCAAAGCTGGAAATGTGCGTACCAGCTTCTCAAGATTATAAGACTCTTAAAGGGCATTCGTATTGGGTTTATGCGATCGCAATGAGTCCAGATGGCAAAACTTTAGCTTCTGGTAGTTATGACGGTACTATTAAGGTTTGGAATCAACAAGCTGGCAAATTACTTTATAGCATCCAAGGTCATACAAGTGACGGTCATGGTGACGCGGTAAAATCTCTTGCGATCGGTTCCAACGGACGTATTCTCGCCAGTGGTAGTTGGGATAACCGAATTAAATTGTGGAATCTCGAAAACGGCAAATTAATTCGTACATTGACTGGACATTCAGACAATATTGATTCGGTTGCTATTAGCTCGGATATGAAAACCTTAGCATCCGGTAGTTGGGATAGAACAGTTAAATTATGGGATTTGAAAACTGGTAAATTAATTCGCACGTTAAAACACAAATACCCAGTACAAACAGTTGCGATTGATACACAAAGGCAACTTGTCGCCAGTGGTACTGAAGACGGAAAAATTTTTATTTGGAATCTTGTTAATGGTCAGTTAAAACTTCCCTTAGCCGCACATGAAAAAGCAATTTCATCTTTGAGTTTTAGTCCTGATGAAAAAATTCTTGCTAGTAGCGACTATGAAGGAAAAATTAAACTATGGAATATGGATAACGGACAATTGTTAAATACTCTTAGCGGACATAACGGAGCAGTTTGGTCAGTTGCTTTTAGCCCCAATGGAAAATCTATTGCTAGTGGTGGTTATGACAGGACAATTAAGCTCTGGAATGTACAAAACGGTCAATTGTTAAAAACTCTATCAGGACACGATAAAGCAGTTTGGAGTGTGGCTTTCAATCCAGAAAGCGATCGTATTCTTGCAAGTGGTAGTGCAGATGAAACAATTAAGATTTGGAACTTGTCTGAAAACCTTTAA
- a CDS encoding IS4 family transposase, with the protein MYQWAEKELESLDLGDRRREKRLRKMVEDLASQPGESVPQACGDIAATTAAYDFWKSPYFQPDDIRQAHQTSTIKRIESHQILLAIQDTTNIDLTHHPQTTGLGYLDCATSFGLKVHSSLVASIDGVPLGIIHQHVWTRELENLGISKKRHQRETAEKESQRWLDTEQAIHQLIPPEKIVVTVADSEADIFDLFNQERAQNFHLLIRGTHNRKVDHNAKYLHEAINATPARGELKVEVNRSPQQHWRIAHLTIRFATLDIAVPSNHIRRKQLNPVKLQVILAREENPPEGVSPISWLLLTSLEIKSLEDAARCVRWYTYRWLIERYHYALKSGCGIEKLQLETGRRIHMALATYSIVAWRLLWLTYEARMHPQTPCDTVLETHEWQSLCVTISQNPHPPQTPPSLNEAVRMIAKLGGFLGRTRDGEPGLKTIWRGLKRLHDIAATWKLLKNHCAT; encoded by the coding sequence ATGTATCAGTGGGCAGAAAAGGAACTCGAGAGTCTGGATTTGGGAGATAGAAGACGGGAAAAACGATTGAGAAAAATGGTGGAAGATTTAGCTTCTCAACCCGGAGAAAGTGTACCACAAGCGTGTGGAGATATAGCAGCAACAACAGCCGCGTATGATTTTTGGAAGTCGCCCTATTTCCAGCCAGATGATATTCGGCAAGCGCATCAAACGAGTACAATTAAAAGAATAGAATCACATCAAATCCTACTGGCAATTCAAGATACAACGAATATCGATTTAACACACCATCCTCAAACGACAGGTTTGGGATATCTGGACTGTGCAACAAGTTTTGGATTAAAAGTCCACTCCAGTTTGGTGGCTTCAATAGATGGAGTGCCATTAGGAATTATTCATCAACATGTGTGGACTAGAGAACTGGAAAATTTAGGCATATCTAAAAAACGGCATCAAAGAGAAACAGCAGAAAAAGAAAGTCAACGTTGGTTAGATACAGAACAAGCTATACATCAGTTAATTCCCCCAGAGAAAATTGTGGTGACGGTAGCGGATTCAGAGGCAGACATATTTGATTTATTCAATCAAGAACGAGCCCAAAATTTTCATTTATTGATTCGTGGAACTCACAACCGAAAAGTAGACCACAATGCCAAGTATTTACATGAAGCCATCAATGCAACACCTGCACGTGGGGAGCTGAAGGTGGAGGTGAACCGCTCACCACAACAGCATTGGAGAATCGCCCATCTCACTATTCGATTTGCCACATTGGACATAGCAGTGCCATCGAATCATATCAGAAGAAAGCAGCTAAATCCTGTGAAGTTACAAGTGATTTTAGCCAGAGAAGAGAATCCTCCAGAAGGCGTTAGTCCCATTAGTTGGTTATTATTAACGAGTCTTGAGATTAAGAGTTTAGAAGATGCGGCCCGGTGTGTGCGTTGGTATACGTATCGATGGTTAATTGAACGCTACCACTATGCATTAAAGAGTGGCTGTGGAATCGAAAAATTACAGTTAGAAACTGGGCGTCGCATCCACATGGCACTAGCAACTTATTCAATTGTGGCATGGCGTTTACTCTGGTTAACTTATGAAGCGCGAATGCACCCACAGACTCCGTGCGATACAGTTTTAGAAACCCATGAATGGCAATCATTATGTGTGACTATTTCGCAAAATCCTCATCCTCCACAAACACCACCCTCTCTTAATGAAGCTGTGAGAATGATTGCTAAACTGGGAGGTTTTTTAGGACGAACTCGTGACGGAGAACCGGGTTTAAAGACAATTTGGCGTGGTTTAAAAAGATTACATGATATTGCTGCTACCTGGAAATTACTGAAAAACCATTGTGCTACTTAA